A window of Kribbella amoyensis contains these coding sequences:
- a CDS encoding magnesium and cobalt transport protein CorA: MAGRRWDMGATRRVGRVFARRSGNGPPPLDLVGSGKLDGALVDWAYYRDGKRDARTDSYVDALQRARRGEGFVWIGLFQPDEHQLTVIGQEFGLHPLALEDATEAHQRPKLERYDDVLFSVLKTVRYVPHGDLTATSEVVESGEVMVFCGPGFVITVRHGDHGELAGLRQRLEQQPDRLAAGPGGVLHAIADHVVDTYLDVATAVQADIDLIETEIFTPRGWRSIDRVYQLKREVLELKRAVAPLTGPMRALSTVRHPLIADETRNYFRDVDDHLIRVKEQVVSFDELLSSILQAGLAQVQVSENEDMRRISAWVAILAAPTLIAGIYGMNFDNMPETRTRYGYFVVLLVMLGVCTLLYRLFKRNRWL, encoded by the coding sequence ATGGCCGGGCGGAGGTGGGACATGGGCGCGACACGCCGGGTAGGACGGGTGTTCGCGCGTCGGTCCGGCAACGGTCCCCCACCCCTCGACCTGGTGGGCAGCGGCAAGCTGGACGGTGCCCTGGTCGACTGGGCGTACTACCGCGACGGCAAGCGCGACGCCCGCACGGACTCGTACGTGGACGCGTTGCAACGAGCCCGCCGCGGTGAGGGGTTCGTCTGGATCGGGTTGTTCCAGCCCGACGAACACCAGCTCACCGTGATCGGGCAGGAGTTCGGCCTGCACCCGCTCGCGCTCGAGGACGCCACCGAGGCCCACCAACGACCGAAGCTGGAGCGGTACGACGACGTCCTCTTCTCCGTGCTCAAGACGGTGCGCTACGTACCGCACGGGGACCTGACGGCGACCAGCGAGGTGGTCGAGTCGGGTGAGGTGATGGTGTTCTGCGGGCCCGGGTTCGTGATCACCGTGCGGCACGGGGACCACGGCGAGCTGGCCGGCCTGCGGCAACGCCTGGAGCAGCAGCCCGATCGGCTGGCGGCCGGCCCGGGTGGCGTCCTGCATGCGATCGCCGACCACGTGGTCGACACCTACCTGGACGTGGCGACCGCGGTCCAGGCCGACATCGACCTGATCGAGACCGAGATCTTCACCCCACGCGGCTGGCGCTCGATCGACCGGGTGTACCAGCTGAAGCGCGAGGTGCTCGAACTGAAACGGGCGGTGGCCCCGCTGACCGGGCCGATGCGCGCGCTGTCCACGGTCCGGCATCCGCTCATCGCCGACGAGACCCGGAACTACTTCCGCGACGTCGACGACCACCTGATCCGGGTCAAGGAGCAGGTGGTCTCGTTCGACGAGCTGCTCAGCTCGATCCTGCAGGCCGGGCTGGCCCAGGTGCAGGTGTCGGAGAACGAGGACATGCGCCGGATCTCCGCCTGGGTGGCGATCCTGGCCGCGCCGACGCTGATCGCCGGCATCTACGGGATGAACTTCGACAACATGCCGGAGACCCGGACGAGGTACGGGTACTTCGTGGTGCTGCTGGTGATGCTGGGCGTCTGCACGCTGCTCTACCGGCTGTTCAAGCGTAATCGCTGGCTCTGA
- a CDS encoding general stress protein translates to MTTQGMPSMDPRPTGVTIGTYDTYAEAQRAVDYLSDEKFPVEHTTIVGNNLRQVEKITGRLTWSRALTAGLASGAWFGLFVGVLLGLFTSDGGWLAALLTGVVLGAVFGIAFGAIGYAQMGGRRDFTSRTAVVATTYDVLCDLKFAEEARNHLAKLALKGEVAPRLPEQSS, encoded by the coding sequence ATGACCACCCAGGGCATGCCCTCGATGGACCCCCGGCCGACGGGCGTGACGATCGGCACGTACGACACCTACGCGGAGGCGCAGCGAGCGGTCGACTACCTCTCGGACGAGAAGTTCCCGGTCGAGCACACCACCATCGTCGGCAACAACCTGCGTCAGGTGGAGAAGATCACCGGCCGGCTGACCTGGAGCCGCGCCCTCACCGCCGGACTGGCCAGCGGGGCCTGGTTCGGGCTGTTCGTGGGCGTCCTGCTCGGGCTGTTCACCAGCGACGGCGGCTGGCTGGCCGCGTTGCTCACCGGCGTGGTGCTCGGCGCGGTCTTCGGGATCGCGTTCGGCGCGATCGGGTACGCCCAGATGGGCGGCCGCCGCGACTTCACCTCGCGCACCGCGGTGGTGGCGACGACGTACGACGTGCTGTGCGACCTGAAGTTCGCCGAGGAGGCCCGTAACCACCTGGCCAAGCTGGCGCTCAAGGGCGAGGTGGCTCCCCGCCTCCCCGAGCAGTCCAGCTGA
- a CDS encoding ArsR/SmtB family transcription factor, which produces MLRIHFTAEDLARTTLAAEPDPLWELLLSLHMLQVNDGPVPFGTWRQRIRRRLPRDLVAPLAALAPPVGYSPDFLTPSEEPIGTGDFGTSLNLMLSTPRKRIQHDLSKLAARPAAAGWVRHLAEGGAEPLNRLGHVARAYHQGALAPYWASLSAAVRADHRERATQLATGGVGSVLAGIHPRARWRDQVLEIEPFADQDLHLDGRGLRLQPSYFCWRQPTKLENHDLSPVLVFPITTAGGLVRGDQVIEDTQQRLGALLGRTRAAVLALTVKGCTTTELANACDITLATASHQTAVLRGAGLIESQRQGKSVLHLATPLGLALLEGRGPSASESGSPELPDHGP; this is translated from the coding sequence ATGCTCCGCATCCACTTCACTGCCGAGGATCTCGCCCGGACCACGCTCGCGGCCGAGCCGGACCCGTTGTGGGAGCTGCTGCTCAGCCTGCACATGCTGCAGGTCAACGACGGGCCGGTACCGTTCGGCACCTGGCGGCAGCGGATCCGCCGGCGGCTGCCCCGCGACCTGGTGGCGCCGCTGGCCGCGCTCGCCCCGCCCGTCGGGTACTCCCCAGACTTCCTGACGCCGTCGGAGGAGCCGATCGGGACGGGCGACTTCGGTACGTCGCTCAACCTCATGCTGTCGACCCCGCGGAAGCGGATCCAGCACGACTTGTCCAAGCTGGCCGCGCGTCCTGCGGCCGCTGGGTGGGTCCGCCATCTCGCGGAGGGCGGTGCGGAGCCGCTGAACCGGCTCGGGCACGTCGCTCGCGCATACCACCAGGGCGCGCTCGCACCGTACTGGGCGTCACTGTCGGCCGCGGTCCGGGCGGACCACCGGGAACGGGCCACGCAGCTCGCGACGGGCGGGGTGGGGTCCGTGCTCGCAGGGATTCACCCGCGCGCACGATGGCGGGATCAGGTCCTGGAGATCGAGCCCTTCGCCGACCAGGATCTGCACCTGGACGGACGCGGCCTGCGGCTGCAGCCGTCGTACTTCTGCTGGCGGCAGCCGACCAAGCTGGAGAACCACGACCTGTCGCCGGTCCTGGTCTTCCCGATCACCACGGCCGGCGGACTCGTCCGCGGTGACCAGGTGATCGAGGACACCCAGCAGCGACTCGGTGCCCTGCTCGGCCGGACCAGGGCCGCCGTCCTGGCCCTGACGGTGAAGGGCTGCACCACGACCGAACTGGCCAACGCCTGCGACATCACCCTCGCCACGGCGAGCCACCAGACCGCCGTACTGCGGGGTGCCGGGCTGATCGAGTCCCAGCGGCAGGGCAAGTCGGTCCTGCACCTGGCGACACCACTGGGGCTGGCACTACTGGAAGGACGCGGTCCGTCGGCAAGTGAGTCCGGCTCGCCGGAACTCCCGGACCACGGTCCTTGA
- a CDS encoding MaoC family dehydratase, whose product MQFGRSYEEFEIGAVYKHWPGKTVTESDDHLFCLLTMNHHPLHLDAHYAEQTTQFGKNVVVGNYIYSILLGMSVPDVSGKAIANLEIESLRHVAPTFHGDTVYGETTVLDKWESKSKDDRGVVYVETKGYKQDGTVVCVFRRKVMVPKNSYLEQRGGEQPGRPVMAEPPAD is encoded by the coding sequence ATGCAGTTCGGCCGCAGTTACGAGGAATTCGAGATCGGTGCCGTGTACAAGCACTGGCCCGGCAAGACGGTCACCGAGTCCGACGACCACCTGTTCTGCCTGCTCACGATGAACCACCACCCGCTGCACCTGGACGCCCACTACGCCGAGCAGACCACCCAGTTCGGCAAGAACGTTGTGGTTGGCAACTATATCTACTCGATCCTGCTCGGGATGTCGGTGCCGGACGTCAGCGGCAAGGCGATCGCGAACCTGGAGATCGAGTCGCTGCGCCACGTCGCGCCGACCTTCCACGGCGACACCGTGTACGGCGAGACGACGGTGCTGGACAAGTGGGAGTCGAAGTCGAAGGACGACCGCGGCGTGGTCTACGTCGAGACCAAGGGCTACAAGCAGGACGGCACCGTGGTCTGCGTGTTCCGGCGCAAGGTGATGGTGCCGAAGAACTCGTACCTCGAGCAGCGCGGCGGCGAGCAGCCCGGCCGGCCGGTGATGGCCGAGCCGCCCGCCGACTGA
- a CDS encoding alpha-L-fucosidase, with protein MTDAPSSEARFRDWRFGLFVHWGLYSLPARHEWVKNRERLTDEDYQPYFEHFEPDLYDPVQWARAARQAGMRYAVLTTKHHEGFCLWDSAVSDYTVAQTPWGQDLVGPFVEACRAEGLGVGFYHSLIDWHHPEFPIDAVHPQRDDLEARAKAAGRDVQVYADYLHAQTRELLTRYGPIDIMWFDFSYPGRTFEDGSPAGKGRDDWRSEELMAMVRELQPGILINDRLDLPGDFVTPEQYQPSGPMTRDGERVLWEACQTLNGSWGYDRDNLDWKSPDLLVRMLVDSVSKDGNLLLNVGPTGRGEFDPRALDTLAGIGEWFRLHERSVRGAGPSEFTAPADCRYTQRGDRLYLHLFSWPMQHVHLPGLAGKVKYAQLLNDASEIQQIVNDPHQAAQNTTMGGLAADTLTLKLPIQRPAVAVPVIELFLS; from the coding sequence ATGACCGACGCCCCGTCGTCCGAAGCACGGTTCCGCGACTGGCGGTTCGGCCTGTTCGTCCACTGGGGCCTGTACTCGCTGCCCGCCCGGCACGAGTGGGTGAAGAACCGCGAGCGCCTCACCGACGAGGACTACCAGCCGTACTTCGAGCACTTCGAGCCCGACCTCTACGACCCGGTGCAGTGGGCCCGCGCGGCCCGCCAGGCCGGCATGCGGTACGCGGTGCTGACCACCAAGCACCACGAGGGCTTCTGCCTGTGGGACTCGGCCGTGTCGGACTACACCGTGGCGCAGACGCCGTGGGGCCAGGACCTGGTCGGGCCGTTCGTCGAGGCCTGCCGGGCGGAGGGACTCGGGGTCGGGTTTTACCACTCGCTGATCGACTGGCACCACCCCGAGTTCCCGATCGACGCGGTACACCCGCAGCGCGACGACCTGGAGGCCCGGGCCAAGGCGGCCGGCCGGGACGTCCAGGTGTACGCCGACTACCTGCACGCGCAGACCCGCGAGCTGCTCACCCGGTACGGGCCGATCGACATCATGTGGTTCGACTTCTCCTACCCCGGCCGGACGTTCGAGGACGGCAGCCCGGCCGGCAAGGGCCGGGACGACTGGCGGTCCGAGGAACTGATGGCGATGGTCCGCGAACTCCAGCCGGGCATCCTGATCAACGACCGGCTCGACCTGCCCGGCGACTTCGTCACGCCCGAGCAGTACCAGCCGAGCGGGCCGATGACGCGGGACGGCGAGCGGGTGCTCTGGGAGGCCTGCCAGACCCTGAACGGCAGCTGGGGGTACGACCGCGACAACCTGGACTGGAAGTCACCCGACCTGCTCGTGCGGATGCTGGTCGACTCGGTCTCCAAGGACGGCAACCTGCTGCTCAACGTCGGACCGACCGGCCGGGGCGAGTTCGACCCGCGGGCGCTGGACACGCTGGCCGGGATCGGCGAGTGGTTCCGGCTGCACGAGCGGTCCGTCCGCGGTGCGGGGCCGAGCGAGTTCACCGCGCCGGCCGACTGCCGGTACACACAGCGCGGTGACCGGCTCTACCTGCACCTGTTCTCCTGGCCGATGCAGCATGTGCACCTGCCCGGGCTGGCCGGCAAGGTGAAGTACGCACAGCTGCTGAACGACGCGTCCGAGATCCAGCAGATCGTCAACGATCCGCATCAGGCGGCGCAGAACACCACGATGGGCGGCCTGGCGGCGGACACGCTGACCCTGAAGCTCCCGATCCAGCGGCCTGCCGTCGCGGTTCCGGTGATCGAGCTCTTCCTCTCTTGA
- a CDS encoding universal stress protein: MTVVVGYLTQAEGRAALGHAILESTVRGDDLLVVAADPVASSPEFAADLALARASVGGRIVEVRTAASESEAGSELIDLSYDQHVALLVIGLRRRSPVGKLVLGSVPQQVLLDASCPVTAVKPPVTPA; the protein is encoded by the coding sequence ATGACTGTCGTCGTCGGTTACCTGACCCAGGCCGAGGGCCGTGCCGCCCTCGGCCACGCGATTCTCGAGAGCACCGTCCGCGGCGACGACCTGCTGGTCGTGGCCGCCGACCCGGTCGCGTCGTCACCGGAGTTCGCGGCCGACCTGGCCCTGGCCCGCGCCTCCGTCGGCGGCCGGATCGTCGAGGTCCGCACGGCCGCGTCGGAGTCCGAGGCCGGCTCGGAGCTGATCGACCTCTCCTACGACCAGCACGTCGCCCTGCTGGTGATCGGGCTGCGTCGCCGCTCCCCCGTCGGCAAGCTCGTGCTCGGCTCGGTCCCGCAGCAGGTCCTGCTCGACGCGTCCTGCCCGGTCACCGCGGTCAAGCCGCCAGTCACGCCCGCTTGA
- a CDS encoding 2-hydroxyacid dehydrogenase — protein sequence MTRVLQVGALKPALAEALASSYDALVLPAPHEQAAFLTEHGPSIGVVVTSGRFGVDRALLDALPELGAIVNFGVGYDSTDVAAAVERGVVISNTPDVLTDCVADTALGLTIDTLRGLAAADRYVRSGGWESGGDYPLTRRVTGRRVGILGLGRIGQAIATRFEGFACPIGYHSRREVPGTSYRYHATPRDLAAASDILVVATSGGPASNGLVDRSVLEALGTEGYLINIARGSVVDEDALVELLRDGGLAGAGLDVFAKEPRVPEELLALDNVVLLPHLASGTVETRADMTRLTLDNLAAWLRDGRLLTPIPEVRG from the coding sequence ATGACCCGGGTCCTCCAGGTGGGCGCCCTCAAGCCCGCCCTGGCCGAGGCGCTCGCCTCGTCGTACGACGCGCTCGTTCTGCCCGCACCGCACGAGCAGGCCGCGTTCCTCACCGAGCACGGGCCGTCGATCGGGGTCGTGGTGACCTCCGGCCGGTTCGGGGTGGACCGCGCGTTGCTGGACGCGTTGCCCGAACTCGGCGCCATCGTGAACTTCGGCGTCGGGTACGACAGCACCGACGTGGCGGCCGCGGTCGAACGCGGCGTGGTGATCAGCAATACCCCGGACGTCCTCACGGACTGCGTCGCGGACACGGCGCTCGGGCTCACCATCGACACCCTGCGCGGACTGGCCGCCGCCGATCGGTACGTCCGGTCCGGTGGCTGGGAGAGCGGCGGCGACTACCCGCTCACCCGCCGGGTCACCGGGCGCCGGGTCGGCATCCTCGGACTCGGCCGGATCGGCCAGGCGATCGCGACCCGCTTCGAGGGATTCGCGTGCCCGATCGGCTACCACTCCCGCCGCGAGGTCCCGGGCACCTCCTACCGGTACCACGCGACGCCGCGGGACCTGGCCGCCGCCAGCGACATCCTGGTGGTCGCGACCTCCGGTGGCCCGGCGAGTAACGGCCTGGTGGACCGGTCGGTGCTCGAGGCGCTCGGTACCGAGGGGTACCTGATCAACATCGCTCGCGGGTCGGTCGTCGACGAGGACGCCCTGGTCGAACTGCTCCGCGACGGCGGGCTGGCCGGGGCCGGGCTGGACGTCTTCGCCAAGGAACCGCGGGTCCCCGAAGAACTCCTTGCCCTCGACAACGTCGTACTGCTGCCGCACCTGGCCAGCGGCACCGTCGAGACCCGGGCCGACATGACCCGGCTGACCCTGGACAACCTCGCCGCCTGGCTGCGTGACGGCCGGCTGCTCACCCCGATCCCGGAGGTCCGCGGATGA
- a CDS encoding aldehyde dehydrogenase (NADP(+)): MPTELTGEMYLGAERVLGTAGTVHGADPRTGTQLAPAYGLGTRADAARAAELAAAAFGAYRATGPKERAAFLDQVADNIDALGDTLVERVQLETGIVEARVRGELARTTNQLRLFATVVRDGSWAGARIDPALPDRTPLPRPDIRQRKVPLGPVAVFGASNFPLAFSVAGGDTAAALAAGCPVVVKAHNAHPGTSELVAGAIRAAVAEHGLPDGVFSMVYGSGAEVGIALVEHPGIKAVGFTGSRSGGTALMNAAAARPVPIPVYAEMSSINPVFLLPGALAADAAGIATGYVGSLTMGVGQLCTNPGLVFIVDGPGADAFEAAVAEQVPACPALPMLNAGIHSSYTEGVAKLGALDQVEEVAAGQDDAAIVAAGQAHVFRTTGAAFAAEPALQDEVFGSASLVVRVRDTAELLEAVAGLEGQLTATVHATGSDHAVAAELLPALEEKVGRILFNGWPTGVDVGPAMVHGGPFPATSDGRSTSVGTLAIERFLRPVAYQNVPAELLPAAIDTSNSLGLWRLVDGELGRG; this comes from the coding sequence ATGCCGACCGAGCTGACCGGCGAGATGTACCTGGGCGCCGAGCGCGTCCTCGGGACCGCGGGCACCGTCCACGGTGCCGACCCGCGGACCGGGACCCAGCTGGCACCGGCGTACGGACTCGGGACCCGGGCCGACGCCGCCCGGGCCGCCGAGCTCGCGGCCGCCGCGTTCGGGGCATACCGCGCCACCGGGCCGAAGGAGCGCGCCGCGTTCCTCGACCAGGTCGCGGACAACATCGACGCGCTCGGCGACACCCTGGTCGAGCGGGTCCAGCTGGAGACCGGCATCGTCGAGGCCCGGGTCCGTGGCGAGCTGGCCCGGACCACCAACCAGCTGCGGCTGTTCGCGACCGTGGTTCGCGACGGCAGCTGGGCGGGTGCCCGGATCGACCCGGCGCTGCCCGACCGGACTCCGCTGCCCCGCCCCGACATCCGGCAGCGCAAGGTGCCGCTCGGGCCGGTCGCGGTGTTCGGCGCCAGCAACTTCCCGCTCGCGTTCTCGGTCGCCGGAGGAGACACCGCGGCCGCGTTGGCCGCCGGGTGCCCGGTCGTCGTCAAGGCGCACAACGCGCACCCCGGGACGTCCGAGCTGGTGGCGGGCGCGATCCGTGCCGCGGTCGCCGAGCACGGGCTGCCCGACGGCGTGTTCTCGATGGTCTACGGCTCCGGCGCCGAGGTCGGGATCGCCCTGGTCGAGCACCCGGGCATCAAGGCCGTCGGCTTCACCGGTTCCCGCTCCGGCGGCACGGCGCTGATGAATGCCGCGGCCGCGCGGCCGGTCCCGATCCCGGTGTACGCCGAGATGTCGTCGATCAACCCGGTGTTCCTGCTGCCGGGGGCGCTCGCCGCCGACGCGGCCGGCATCGCGACCGGGTACGTCGGTTCGCTGACGATGGGCGTCGGCCAGCTGTGTACCAACCCGGGGCTGGTCTTCATCGTCGACGGCCCGGGCGCGGACGCGTTCGAGGCCGCGGTCGCCGAGCAGGTCCCCGCCTGCCCGGCCCTGCCGATGCTGAACGCGGGGATCCACTCCTCTTATACAGAGGGCGTGGCCAAGCTCGGCGCGCTCGACCAGGTCGAGGAGGTCGCGGCCGGCCAGGACGACGCCGCGATCGTGGCCGCGGGTCAGGCGCACGTGTTCCGGACGACCGGTGCCGCGTTCGCCGCCGAGCCGGCTCTGCAGGACGAGGTCTTCGGCTCGGCCTCGCTGGTCGTTCGGGTCCGGGACACCGCCGAGCTGCTCGAAGCGGTCGCCGGCCTGGAAGGGCAGCTGACCGCGACGGTGCACGCGACCGGGTCCGACCATGCGGTCGCGGCCGAGTTGCTGCCGGCGTTGGAGGAGAAGGTCGGCCGGATCCTGTTCAACGGCTGGCCGACCGGGGTCGACGTCGGCCCCGCGATGGTGCACGGCGGACCGTTCCCCGCCACCTCCGACGGCCGCAGTACGTCGGTCGGCACGCTGGCGATCGAGCGGTTCCTGCGCCCGGTCGCGTACCAGAACGTGCCCGCCGAGCTGTTGCCCGCGGCCATCGACACCAGCAACTCGCTGGGCCTGTGGCGGCTGGTCGACGGCGAGCTCGGCCGCGGCTGA
- the kdgD gene encoding 5-dehydro-4-deoxyglucarate dehydratase, which translates to MGRFSPAELATALGAGLLSFPVTHTTPDYAFDEAAYREHLQYLDGFDVAGLFAAGGTGEFFSLTHAEVSTVLRATREEVTDGTPVLGAAGYGTSTAVAMTQQAEADGADGILLLPPYLTEAPQHGLYEHVARVCRATSLGVIAYHRANARYDAATVIRLANEFPNFIGFKDGVCDIDLLATLSAHLGDRLVYIGGLPTAETYALPYLELGVTTYSSAIFNFAPRFSTDFYAAVRAHDRDKVRAMLRDFVVPYIAIRDRQPGYGVSIVKAGLTAAGRPAGPVRPPLTDLTPEELAELTDLVKTVI; encoded by the coding sequence ATGGGCCGCTTCTCGCCGGCTGAGCTCGCGACCGCGCTCGGCGCCGGTCTGCTGTCGTTCCCCGTCACCCACACGACCCCCGACTACGCCTTCGACGAGGCCGCGTACCGCGAGCACCTGCAGTACCTCGACGGGTTCGACGTCGCCGGGCTGTTCGCGGCGGGTGGGACCGGGGAGTTCTTCTCGCTCACCCACGCCGAGGTGTCCACCGTGCTGCGCGCCACCCGCGAGGAGGTCACGGACGGGACCCCGGTGCTCGGCGCGGCCGGGTACGGCACCTCCACCGCGGTCGCGATGACCCAGCAGGCCGAGGCCGACGGCGCGGACGGGATCCTGCTGCTCCCGCCGTACCTCACCGAGGCGCCGCAGCACGGCCTGTACGAGCACGTCGCCCGGGTCTGCCGGGCCACCTCGCTCGGCGTCATCGCGTACCACCGCGCGAACGCCCGGTACGACGCCGCCACCGTGATCCGGCTGGCGAACGAGTTCCCGAACTTCATCGGCTTCAAGGACGGCGTCTGCGACATCGACCTGCTCGCCACCCTCTCCGCCCACCTCGGCGACCGGCTCGTGTACATCGGCGGGCTGCCGACCGCGGAGACCTACGCGCTGCCGTACCTCGAGCTCGGCGTGACGACGTACTCGTCCGCGATCTTCAACTTCGCGCCCCGGTTCTCCACCGACTTCTACGCCGCGGTCCGGGCGCACGACCGGGACAAGGTGCGGGCCATGCTCCGCGACTTCGTGGTGCCGTACATCGCGATCCGCGACCGCCAGCCCGGGTACGGCGTCTCCATCGTCAAGGCCGGCCTGACCGCGGCCGGGCGTCCGGCCGGTCCGGTCCGTCCGCCGCTCACGGACCTGACCCCGGAGGAGCTCGCCGAGCTCACCGACCTCGTGAAGACGGTGATCTGA
- a CDS encoding 2-hydroxyacid dehydrogenase → MSARVLRSGWFKPDLVERLDRDHAAIALPADGSWREFAAEYGQDVEVAVVSGRTGASAELMAALPKLRAVVSHGVGVERTDIAYAAAHGIQVANTPDVLTDCVADTAVAMLLDVMRGLSAADRFVRAGHWPAAGNFRLTRRVSGARVGILGLGRIGLGIARRLEGFGISVSYHNRRPRPDLPYAYASSPLALAKDVDALVVAATGGTDSDQLVDGPVLEALGPRGFLVNIARASIVAEDRMIAMLADGRLGGAALDVFAAEPQVPAELVALDNVVLLPHLASGTQETREAIARLVLANLEAYLATGEVLTPIH, encoded by the coding sequence GTGAGCGCCCGCGTCCTGCGGTCCGGCTGGTTCAAGCCCGACCTGGTCGAGCGGCTGGACCGCGACCACGCCGCGATCGCCCTGCCGGCGGACGGGAGCTGGCGCGAGTTCGCCGCCGAGTACGGCCAGGACGTCGAGGTCGCGGTCGTCTCCGGGCGGACCGGGGCGTCGGCCGAGCTGATGGCCGCGTTGCCGAAGCTGCGCGCGGTGGTCAGTCACGGGGTCGGCGTCGAGCGGACCGACATCGCGTACGCCGCGGCGCACGGCATCCAGGTCGCCAACACCCCCGACGTCCTGACCGACTGCGTCGCCGACACGGCCGTGGCGATGCTGCTCGACGTGATGCGCGGACTCTCGGCGGCCGACCGGTTCGTCCGGGCCGGACACTGGCCCGCGGCCGGCAACTTCCGGCTCACCCGGCGGGTCAGCGGTGCCCGGGTCGGCATCCTCGGCCTCGGCCGGATCGGGCTGGGGATCGCCCGCCGGCTGGAAGGGTTCGGGATCTCGGTGAGCTACCACAACCGCCGCCCACGGCCGGATCTGCCGTACGCCTACGCTTCCTCGCCGCTCGCGCTGGCCAAGGACGTCGACGCGCTCGTCGTCGCGGCGACCGGTGGGACCGATTCGGACCAGCTCGTCGACGGGCCGGTCCTCGAAGCCCTCGGGCCGCGCGGCTTCCTGGTCAACATCGCCCGCGCCTCGATCGTCGCCGAGGACCGGATGATCGCGATGCTGGCCGACGGGCGACTCGGCGGCGCCGCCCTGGACGTCTTCGCCGCCGAACCCCAGGTCCCCGCCGAACTCGTTGCCCTCGACAACGTCGTGCTGCTGCCGCACCTGGCCAGCGGGACCCAGGAGACCCGGGAGGCGATCGCGCGGCTCGTCCTGGCCAACCTCGAGGCGTACCTGGCGACCGGTGAGGTCTTGACTCCGATCCACTAG
- a CDS encoding L-talarate/galactarate dehydratase, which translates to MTSADEAQQHAPDRIARVRVSQIRVPLARPASDAKVLTGRQRPIADVPVTLVELTTADGAQGLGFGYCLRVGGPALYAHTAELAAELIGQDPADIAAIWEHLVWQGASAGRSGLAVQAVGAIDTALWDLKARRAGLPLSRLIGRHHDSVRTYNTSGGYLSTPTDQMLVNASAAVEAGIGGIKVKVGQPDAAADLDRVRRMRDHLPAGIELMVDANQQWDRPTAIRMGRELEPLGLTWIEEPLDAYDHPGHARLAEALDTPIATGEMLACLRDHEDLFAAGGVDVLQADAPRIGGITPYLRVMDLAARQHARLAPHFVMEIHLHLAACFPTEPYVEHFDWLEPLFEERLEISAGRMHVPDRPGLGFTVSADARTWTVAATDIR; encoded by the coding sequence ATGACCAGCGCAGACGAAGCCCAGCAGCATGCCCCGGACCGGATCGCGCGGGTCCGGGTCAGCCAGATCCGGGTCCCGCTCGCCCGCCCCGCCAGCGACGCCAAGGTGCTCACCGGCCGGCAACGCCCGATCGCGGACGTCCCGGTGACGCTGGTCGAGCTCACCACCGCCGACGGCGCCCAGGGCCTCGGCTTCGGGTACTGCCTCCGCGTCGGCGGCCCGGCCCTGTACGCGCACACCGCCGAGCTCGCCGCCGAACTGATCGGCCAGGACCCGGCCGACATCGCGGCGATCTGGGAACACCTGGTCTGGCAGGGCGCGTCCGCGGGCCGCAGCGGCCTGGCTGTCCAGGCGGTCGGTGCGATCGACACCGCGCTGTGGGACCTCAAGGCTCGCCGCGCCGGGTTGCCGTTGAGCCGCCTGATCGGCCGGCACCACGATTCGGTCCGGACGTACAACACCTCGGGCGGCTACCTGAGCACGCCGACCGACCAGATGCTGGTGAACGCGTCCGCCGCGGTCGAGGCCGGGATCGGCGGGATCAAGGTCAAGGTCGGTCAGCCGGACGCCGCCGCCGACCTGGACCGGGTCCGCCGGATGCGGGACCACCTGCCGGCCGGGATCGAGCTGATGGTCGACGCCAACCAGCAGTGGGACCGGCCGACGGCGATCCGGATGGGCCGCGAACTCGAGCCGCTCGGGCTGACCTGGATCGAGGAACCGCTGGACGCCTACGACCACCCCGGCCACGCCCGGCTCGCCGAGGCGCTCGACACCCCGATCGCGACCGGCGAGATGCTGGCCTGCCTGCGCGACCACGAGGACCTGTTCGCCGCCGGCGGGGTCGACGTCCTGCAGGCCGACGCGCCGCGGATCGGCGGGATCACGCCGTACCTGCGGGTGATGGACCTGGCCGCGCGGCAGCACGCCCGGCTCGCGCCGCACTTCGTGATGGAGATCCACCTGCACCTCGCGGCCTGCTTCCCGACCGAGCCGTACGTCGAGCACTTCGACTGGCTGGAACCGCTCTTCGAGGAACGGCTGGAGATCTCGGCCGGCCGGATGCACGTGCCCGATCGTCCCGGGCTCGGCTTCACGGTCAGCGCCGACGCCCGCACCTGGACCGTCGCCGCCACGGACATCCGGTGA